The bacterium genome contains the following window.
CCAGACGCCCCCCAGCCCACCGACGACCTCGGCTTCAGCTATCGCACGCGCAAGGGCGGCGAGGTCGAGCTGCTCCACCATGGCCGCCTCGCGACCACCCTGCGCGGCGCCGTCGCGCTCGACTTCCTGGCCGAGCTGGAGTCCTGCACCGAT
Protein-coding sequences here:
- a CDS encoding PucR family transcriptional regulator produces the protein PDAPQPTDDLGFSYRTRKGGEVELLHHGRLATTLRGAVALDFLAELESCTDAAAQQLMARLTGNYKRGNERTARNHPRNRR